A window of the Plasmodium vivax chromosome 12, whole genome shotgun sequence genome harbors these coding sequences:
- a CDS encoding metacaspase 2, putative (encoded by transcript PVX_118575A) gives MNNANTYSPLYSSYENINIYKQNKQLGDEDYDTSTANISCDSRGRILIKDIENDNKNVRTKSNGMANTTHGVKSTNKHEKREGIPAAHVRKKSPFMVTNNQHGKNSINDNSIPTKKYLHPISGIRYGNAFRSKDSNSMSDLRHGYHGYRKEGTLNSNVNCSGSHSANHPANYIASARVQGGPPPSGPHNVPNYSPQGIANVANMANMANMANNFSSYQMHDAKENRNIFNQFNKNIYEHYSRIVLDEYNRQVQNHRNGKHPNGKFSSYDNSYHPAGHLYGHSHSHSHNHNHNHAFFSNAREPVNFYSNNNIKLKSYVPYGNRDLQNGRPLHNGSFILSGDAQKYATLHMLNSTQNTKDGSRKNVFKIFNRKKEANKNLTPSVNSYDHLPNVQKGQRRSSSSINKTNVSSTSFGRKIYQKNNNETASWKREPNNNALNKIYNFIFPSSANKSQNSFDSKCEANKFATSPRDSSLNEPYPRCSNAHLMYSNSNQNRVINIAGYNLPGGHNDSVIRDYNKWNYSSSSANAFPNISFASAKNTDHLKYTSPAFIARSGNEVVSLRRDYQFAKLYYAHKGGAPSGGTPNGGSPSGNPRISAVSQKNAHQDDRHKYHEKIVTNIYQFTGGLAHKGGNQKNGEGPKRAPQGGPNNDSNNGPNNCPNNCLNNRTSNRANNDPQRKAAPQEGPHLGHVPHLDLSKDSAKGGDSPNVPIGSAKGGAPPNVPLNSKQHQWGKNSAVELAQNKNATNEPKQPRSTKATHPNSHSNTAIVKNEPPKGEPIMRPHNNVAHAASDTTEKVNQVFKEQMNNAYRKSIATDNNSIKIISDHDRNSSKQNIYNYSTVIQNNFINSSDKVSKILVGIKNENGTQNKNDTNLEFVNVNKYINNIFKTSNSNYDHAGNKEGLLIGQHGQGNLTSKSNPFGEMNIRENAKWGMSNQDAFKPYQHFNPSDDYLMNNAHRLRELEKKHGVISSPNLFANDGSSGINENAKHLMRQCILNKFLYEQKKQEHHANGRKNSISNTMHHFMYKNEKAFESLPFSSDKENPIVKLLNRANREGPTVQGNVNLIDGNAHIVSMLNKLHNVRSEEDLADKVRSNLEHVKLSHLPSFTKKEINKFVVGNTNENHNEYIKSIASAEDKAYAPLNVKANYHDAASVKRQADGGEHSSPQSADAHNISLKKEKKKKLGKKKKSPKNVHYDIDQILQLKSKVYEELNTCLKCINSLTKNKKLFEQLKKYKNKLDKKAQMGDGTSERSRSDQAESYYTMKNSYLSSFLCNENTSGDAQGVHSAAGLASGGCLTSVDYLASAKSPPKPQPSRDISNESGNNETGNNETGNNATVTAPPSDEKSQLIKGNSRIGFAAPPLEVDTGKNFTTNKACATANMACPATNKEYPATNKQYPNQLHAKQTRVNDPGRKKDNVHFDLCEKNVFEKEEEKNSYVKNGESRYSLYEEEPPNVGKKKALLVTLNYNGLLEGCVNDTLEMCEHLVGTFKFNELTLLNDCNLCYRNFVAQKANKSNIINNLYEFVVNSNNGDILFFYFCGYSIKIIDSKFSQNNNFALLPEDHSKNNYIYSNEVFNIIKKLQGGKQMCIIFDTTYTSYFVPTCTSITYNKSIHSSEISKNVHLMSTNKKHVYSLRTFGKIRDRHVEPIYVENLRKPLSHDLYKQEEERKQNAKDVLVPSIFFFSPDVRDRGDFELLIKNRVRGLLTYCLGKAVAVLKKDFSYHDLFIVASQLLVNIKREYKLKYVKFKLSFLNDHSPDDIKFLSHESLLLRKKGKPEEEPLWKPSLRLNNLNEYMKDICKIKEKKTQASFSKKCLLIFIKDIKFCSHVKVDPSIEYFVSCFVKNKDLNILYVRRNNTKCQKIVRDKIFYLEYIILNVSDMDNAKIYVELFKKKKKNYFLARSVLRISNTNGNFSLMDEKKNIIGIIDLSIKCVS, from the exons ATGAATAACGCAAACACCTATTCTCCACTGTACAGCTCATATGAAAACATTAACATATACAAACAGAACAAGCAACTGGGGGATGAAGATTATGACACTTCTACGGCCAACATATCGTGCGACTCCAGGGGAAGAATACTGATAAAAG ATATcgaaaatgataataaaaacgTTCGAACGAAGAGCAACGGAATGGCCAACACAACGCATGGGGTGAAAAGTACGAACAAACATGAAAAGCGAGAAGGCATTCCTGCTGCCCATGTGAGGAAGAAATCCCCTTTCATGGTCACAAATAACCAGcatggaaaaaattcaattAATGATAATAGCATACCAACGAAGAAGTATTTGCATCCCATTTCGGGGATTCGATATGGAAATGCTTTCAGATCCAAGGACAGCAACAGCATGAGCGATCTCCGCCATGGTTACCATGGTTACAGAAAGGAGGGCACCTTGAACAGCAACGTCAATTGTAGCGGCAGTCACTCCGCTAACCACCCTGCGAACTACATCGCCAGCGCGCGTGTGCAGGGCGGCCCCCCTCCGAGCGGACCGCACAACGTGCCCAATTATAGCCCCCAAGGTATAGCAAACGTAGCAAACATGGCCAACATGGCCAACATGGCGAACAACTTCTCCTCCTACCAAATGCACGACGCGAAGGAAAACAGAAACATATTTAATcagtttaacaaaaatatatacgaGCACTACAGCAGAATAGTTCTGGATGAGTACAACAGACAGGTGCAAAATCACCGTAACGGAAAGcacccaaatgggaaatttTCATCATACGATAATAGCTACCACCCAGCTGGCCATCTCTATGGCCACAGCCACAGTCACAGCCATAACCACAACCACAAccatgcctttttttcgaatGCACGCGAACCAGTTAACTTCTACAGCAATAATAACATTAAGCTGAAGAGCTACGTGCCGTATGGTAACAGGGACTTACAGAATGGCAGACCCCTACATAACGGTTCTTTCATTTTAAGTGGCGACGCACAGAAGTATGCCACCCTGCATATGTTAAATTCGACGCAAAACACAAAAGACGGGTCCAGAaaaaacgtttttaaaattttcaaccgaaaaaaggaagccaaCAAGAATTTAACCCCCTCCGTTAATTCGTATGACCATCTGCCAAATGTCCAGAAAGGACAAAGAAGAAGTTCATCATCCATAAACAAAACAAACGTAAGTTCCACGTCCTtcggaagaaaaatataccaaaaaaataataatgaaacgGCTAGTTGGAAAAGAGAACCAAATAATAACGCCCtcaataaaatttacaattttatttttccatccaGTGCTAATAAGTCACAAAATAGTTTTGATTCCAAATGtgaagcaaataaatttGCCACCTCTCCAAGGGATTCCTCACTTAACGAACCCTACCCTAGATGCAGTAATGCTCACCTGATGTATAGTAACTCTAATCAAAACAGGGTGATTAATATCGCAGGATATAACCTACCGGGTGGACATAACGATAGCGTCATTCGAGATTATAACAAATGGAACTACAGTAGTAGCAGTGCTAATGCCTTTCCGAACATCAGTTTTGCTTCCGCCAAAAATACAGATCATTTGAAGTACACCTCTCCTGCATTTATCGCAAGGAGCGGGAATGAAGTAGTGTCCCTTCGCCGAGATTATCAGTTTGCTAAGCTGTATTATGCGCACAAGGGAGGGGCTCCCAGTGGGGGAACTCCCAATGGGGGATCGCCCAGTGGAAACCCGCGAATCAGCGCCGTTTCGCAAAAGAATGCCCACCAGGACGACCGGCACAAGTACCACGAAAAGATCGTCACCAATATTTATCAGTTCACGGGTGGACTCGcgcacaaaggggggaatcagaaaaatggggagggtCCAAAGAGGGCTCCACAAGGTGGCCCCAATAATGACTCAAATAATGGCCCAAATAATTGCCCAAATAATTGCTTGAACAACCGCACTAGTAACCGCGCTAATAATGATCCGCAAAGAAAGGCAGCGCCGCAAGAGGGCCCCCATCTCGGCCACGTTCCCCATTTGGACCTATCCAAGGACAGTGCAAAAGGCGGAGATTCGCCAAATGTGCCCATCGGCAGTGCGAAAGGAGGAGCTCCCCCTAATGTGCCCCTCAACAGTAAGCAACAccagtggggaaaaaatagcgcAGTCGAATTGGCCCAAAATAAGAACGCAACAAATGAACCGAAGCAGCCTCGTTCCACGAAGGCCACCCACCCGAACAGCCACTCCAACACGGCGATTGTAAAAAACGAaccccccaagggggaacCGATAATGAGACCCCACAACAATGTGGCGCACGCCGCGAGCGATACCACCGAAAAGGTAAACCAAGTGTTCAAAGAACAGATGAACAATGCATATAGGAAATCCATCGCCACGGACAACAACtccataaaaattataagcgACCACGACAGGAATAGCAGCAAACAGAATATATACAACTACAGCACAGTGATACAAAACAACTTCATTAACAGCTCAGATAAAGTGTCCAAAATTTTAgtaggaataaaaaatgaaaacggaacgcaaaacaaaaatgataccAACCTGGAGTTTGTGAATGTAAATaagtacataaataatatattcaaaACGAGCAACAGTAATTATGACCATGCAGGTAATAAAGAGGGTTTACTCATTGGCCAGCACGGACAGGGCAACCTCACCTCGAAAAGCAACCCTTTCGGCGAAATGAACATTAGAGAGAatgccaaatgggggatgTCAAACCAGGATGCCTTTAAACCCTACCAACATTTCAACCCTAGTGATGACTACCTAATGAACAACGCACACCGCTTACGTgaacttgaaaaaaaacatggaGTTATAAGTAGCCCAAACCTATTCGCAAATGATGGCAGCAGCGGAATTAACGAAAACGCGAAGCATTTAATGAGGCAGtgcattttgaataaatttcTCTATGAGCAGAAAAAACAAGAACATCATGCGAATGGTAGGAAGAACAGCATCTCCAATACGATGCACCATTTtatgtacaaaaatgaaaaggcatTCGAATCGCTTCCATTCTCAAGCGATAAAGAAAACCCAATTGTTAAACTGCTAAACAGGGCTAACCGAGAGGGGCCAACCGTCCAGGGTAATGTAAACCTAATTGATGGCAACGCACACATCGTCAGTATGCTGAACAAATTGCACAATGTGAGAAGCGAGGAGGACTTGGCAGACAAGGTTAGAAGTAATTTAGAGCACGTAAAACTTTCCCACCTTCCAAGCTtcaccaaaaaggaaataaataaatttgtcgTGGGGAACACCAATGAGAATCACAATGAGTACATAAAGTCCATCGCCTCTGCGGAGGACAAAGCGTATGCCCCTCTAAATGTTAAAGCGAACTATCACGACGCTGCTTCTGTGAAGAGGCAGGCCGATGGGGGGGAACattcttccccccaaagTGCAGACGCACATAACATATCgctaaaaaaggagaaaaaaaaaaaattgggaaaaaaaaaaaaaagtccaaaaaatgtgcactACGATATTGATCAAATACTGCAGCTAAAGTCGAAGGTCTACGAAGAATTAAACACCTGCCTAAAATGCATTAACAGTTTaaccaaaaataaaaaactattTGAGCAGCTAAAGAAGTATAAGAATAAGCTCGATAAGAAggcccaaatgggggatgGCACCTCGGAGCGAAGTCGCTCGGATCAGGCGGAATCCTACTACACGATGAAAAATTCGTACCTCTCGTCCTTCCTCTGCAATGAGAACACAAGCGGTGACGCGCAGGGGGTGCATAGTGCCGCCGGCCTTGCTTCGGGGGGCTGCCTAACTAGTGTTGACTATCTGGCCAGCGCGAAGAGCCCACCCAAGCCGCAGCCAAGCAGGGACATTTCGAACGAATCGGGCAACAACGAAACGGGCAACAACGAAACGGGCAACAACGCCACCGTTACCGCTCCCCCCAGTGATGAGAAGAGCCAACTGATAAAAGGGAACAGCCGAATCGgttttgctgccccccccctcgaAGTTGACACCGGTAAAAATTTCACCACAAATAAGGCATGCGCTACAGCAAATATGGCATGCCCCGCAACCAATAAGGAATATCCCGCAACAAATAAGCAATACCCCAATCAGTTGCATGCTAAACAAACCCGGGTGAACGACCccggaaggaaaaaagacaACGTGCATTTCGACTTGTGCGAGAAAAACGTattcgaaaaggaagaagaaaaaaattcctacGTGAAGAACGGAGAAAGCAGATATTCGCTGTACGAGGAAGAACCCCCCAAcgtggggaagaagaaggctcTCCTCGTTACACTAAATTACAATGGGCTGCTGGAAGGATGTGTAAATGACACCCTGGAAATGTGCGAACATTTAGTAGGGACATTCAAATTTAATGAATTGACACTTCTAAATGATTGCAACCTTTGCTACCGAAACTTCGTCGCTCAAAAGGCTAACAAAAGTAACATCATTAATAACCTCTACGAATTTGTGGTCAATTCGAATAATGgagatattttatttttttatttctgcgGATATTCCATCAAAATAATTGATTCAAAATTCTCACAGAATAATAACTTTGCATTACTGCCAGAGGATCActcgaaaaataattacatctATTCAAATGaagtttttaatataattaaaaagttacAGGGAGGCAAACAAATGTGCATCATTTTTGACACCACCTATACTTCCTATTTTGTCCCCACCTGTACCTCCATCACGTATAACAAGAGCATTCACTCCAGTgaaatttccaaaaatgttcatttaaTGAGCACAAATAAGAAGCACGTCTATTCTCTAAGAACCTTTGGAAAGATAAGAGATCGACACGTGGAACCCATTTACGTCGAAAATTTGAGGAAGCCCCTCTCCCACGATTTGTATaaacaggaggaggagaggaagcaaaatgCAAAGGATGTCCTGGTCCCCtccatcttcttcttctcccctgACGTCAGGGACCGGGGAGACTTTGAGCTCCTCATCAAAAATAGGGTTAGAG GCCTCCTAACCTACTGCCTCGGAAAGGCAGTCGCCGTGCTGAAGAAAGACTTCTCCTACCACGACCTGTTCATCGTCGCGTCCCAACTGCTAGTCAACATCAAGCGGGAGTACAAATTGAAATACGTAAAGTTTAAGCTGTCCTTCCTGAATGACCACTCGCCGGATGATATAAAATTCCTCTCGCACGAAAGTCTGCTCCttaggaaaaaaggaaagccgGAAGAAGAGCCCCTCTGGAAACCCTCCTTACGATTAAACAACCTAAATGAATACATGAAGGACATTTGCAAAAtcaaggagaaaaaaacgcaggccagtttttccaaaaagtgCCTGCTCATCTTCATAAAGGATATAAAATTCTGCTCCCACGTCAAGGTGGACCCCTCCATTGAGTACTTCGTCAGCTGCTTCGTCAAAAATAAGGACCTGAACATTCTGTACGTCAG GCGAAACAACACCAAGTGCCAGAAAATCGTCAGGGACAAAATTTTCTACCTGGAGTACATTATCCTGAATGTGTCCGACATG GACAACGCCAAAATTTACGTGGAACTGttcaaaaagaagaagaaaaattacttCCTCGCCAGGAGCGTATTACGGATAAG CAACACGAACGGAAATTTCTCCCTAATGGATGAAAAG AAGAACATAATTGGCATCATCGATTTGAGCATTAAATGCGTCTCTTAA